From Cellulosimicrobium sp. ES-005, one genomic window encodes:
- a CDS encoding formylglycine-generating enzyme family protein has translation MTLTELVPVPGGTFRMGSDRHYPEEGPAHDRAVEPFLLERHAVTNAQYAAFVADTGYVTVAERPLDPADFPGADPADLVPGGLVFTPTAGPVDLRDWRQWWRWQPGASWRSPQGPGSDVADRPDHPVVLVAFEDASAYAAWAGRRLPTEAEWERAARGGMEGAEYAWGDELAPGGRPMANTWLGRFPYLNEGWGGTSPVGSYEPNAYGLLDLIGNTWEWTVDTFAPRHVVPGTRGPDAGARPNLLAPTTSPQVMRVTKGGSHLCAPEYCRRYRPAARSPQSDDSATTHLGFRCAADVA, from the coding sequence GTGACCCTTACCGAGCTCGTCCCCGTCCCTGGTGGGACGTTCCGCATGGGTTCCGACCGGCACTACCCCGAGGAGGGGCCGGCGCACGACCGCGCGGTCGAGCCGTTCCTGCTGGAGCGGCACGCGGTGACGAACGCGCAGTACGCGGCGTTCGTCGCGGACACGGGGTACGTCACGGTCGCGGAGCGCCCGCTCGACCCGGCCGACTTCCCGGGAGCGGACCCGGCGGACCTCGTGCCCGGGGGTCTCGTGTTCACCCCGACGGCGGGCCCGGTGGACCTGCGCGACTGGCGGCAGTGGTGGCGGTGGCAGCCCGGGGCGTCGTGGCGCTCGCCGCAGGGGCCGGGGTCCGACGTCGCCGACCGTCCGGACCACCCGGTCGTGCTCGTCGCGTTCGAGGACGCGTCGGCCTACGCGGCGTGGGCGGGGCGCCGTCTGCCGACGGAGGCCGAGTGGGAGCGGGCCGCTCGCGGCGGGATGGAGGGGGCCGAGTACGCGTGGGGCGACGAGCTCGCGCCGGGAGGGCGGCCGATGGCGAACACGTGGCTCGGCCGTTTCCCCTATCTCAACGAGGGCTGGGGCGGGACGTCACCGGTCGGGTCGTACGAGCCGAACGCGTACGGGCTGCTCGACCTGATCGGCAACACGTGGGAGTGGACGGTCGACACGTTCGCGCCGCGCCACGTCGTCCCCGGCACGCGCGGGCCGGACGCCGGGGCACGGCCGAACCTCCTGGCGCCGACGACGTCGCCGCAGGTCATGCGCGTCACCAAGGGCGGATCCCACCTGTGCGCGCCCGAGTACTGCCGCCGGTACCGGCCGGCGGCCCGGTCGCCGCAGTCGGACGACAGCGCGACGACGCACCTCGGGTTCCGCTGCGCCGCCGACGTCGCCTGA
- a CDS encoding DUF4190 domain-containing protein has translation MSTPDQPDQNPQPGGTPSGPPAYGAPQPGQPQQPPQAPQYGAPQAPQYGAPQAPQYNAPQGGTPGYSAPAQDPGKTMGIVGLVLSFLGCLSIVGLILSIVAFNKSKKAGYKNGVALAGIIVGAIMLVISIVVGIIIGVTTSAVLEKCAELGPGTHFEDGVTYTCG, from the coding sequence ATGTCGACCCCCGACCAGCCCGACCAGAACCCGCAGCCCGGCGGGACGCCGTCCGGACCGCCCGCGTACGGCGCGCCGCAGCCCGGCCAGCCCCAGCAGCCGCCGCAGGCCCCGCAGTACGGCGCCCCGCAGGCACCCCAGTACGGCGCGCCGCAGGCGCCGCAGTACAACGCTCCGCAGGGCGGCACCCCCGGGTACTCCGCCCCGGCCCAGGACCCCGGCAAGACGATGGGCATCGTCGGCCTCGTGCTGTCGTTCCTCGGCTGCCTCTCGATCGTGGGCCTGATCCTCAGCATCGTCGCCTTCAACAAGTCGAAGAAGGCCGGCTACAAGAACGGCGTCGCCCTCGCGGGCATCATCGTCGGCGCCATCATGCTGGTGATCTCGATCGTCGTCGGCATCATCATCGGCGTCACCACCTCCGCGGTCCTCGAGAAGTGCGCCGAGCTCGGTCCGGGCACGCACTTCGAGGACGGCGTCACGTACACCTGCGGCTGA